A genome region from Fusobacterium russii ATCC 25533 includes the following:
- a CDS encoding cupin domain-containing protein, whose translation MVKIEVSQKIDLNEIISAKESEVVSMRAINKDNTYLSLFALSSDEEITAEAMCGERYYYCFSGSGEMEIENEKKRIKQGEFLKVDKERNYSLKSFGNFKVIEVGEKIGRDSMENKMLKGLNYAQTINLEKSVDYQGNKIISKNLVAKKDLVITVMAFDKGECLEPHMAPGDALVTVLDGEGKFFVDGRGSVVKKGESIVLPANIPHAVEAVERFKMLLILVK comes from the coding sequence ATGGTAAAAATAGAAGTTTCACAAAAAATAGATCTGAATGAAATTATCTCTGCAAAAGAAAGTGAAGTTGTCAGTATGAGAGCAATAAATAAAGATAATACTTATCTCTCTCTATTTGCACTATCTTCTGATGAGGAGATAACAGCTGAAGCTATGTGTGGTGAAAGATACTATTACTGTTTCTCAGGCTCCGGAGAGATGGAAATTGAAAATGAGAAAAAAAGGATAAAACAAGGGGAATTTTTAAAAGTAGATAAAGAAAGGAATTACTCTTTGAAGTCATTTGGAAATTTTAAAGTAATAGAAGTAGGAGAAAAAATAGGGAGGGACAGTATGGAAAATAAGATGTTAAAAGGTTTGAACTATGCACAAACTATTAATCTTGAAAAAAGTGTAGACTATCAGGGAAATAAAATAATCAGTAAAAATTTGGTTGCAAAAAAAGATTTAGTAATAACAGTTATGGCTTTTGACAAAGGAGAGTGTTTAGAGCCCCATATGGCACCTGGGGATGCATTGGTAACAGTTTTAGATGGAGAAGGAAAATTTTTTGTAGATGGTAGGGGCTCAGTGGTAAAGAAGGGAGAAAGTATAGTTTTGCCGGCAAATATTCCTCATGCAGTAGAAGCGGTTGAACGATTCAAAATGTTATTAATTTTAGTAAAATAA